From the genome of Bacillota bacterium, one region includes:
- a CDS encoding DNA-binding response regulator translates to MPITVLIADDHPLLREGLMRILAMEPDMQVVGEASSGPEAVALVAKYRPNVVIMDISMPGGGLAATREIASRFPEVGVIVLTIHDDEQYLYELVRAGAKGYLVKDSEPRRVVEAIRMVCQGGSYLPPNLMHKVLNEFRRLQAAGAQAPRGRARGGPAALTAREREVLQLIVEGCSNAQIARTLYISEKTVKNHITSILRKLSVGDRTQAAVYALQHGLARLPDTSPPLTRRPAL, encoded by the coding sequence GTGCCGATCACGGTGCTCATCGCGGATGACCACCCATTGCTGCGGGAAGGGCTCATGCGCATCCTGGCCATGGAGCCGGACATGCAGGTCGTGGGAGAGGCCAGCAGCGGCCCGGAAGCCGTGGCGCTGGTGGCCAAGTACCGGCCGAACGTGGTCATCATGGATATAAGCATGCCGGGCGGTGGGCTGGCGGCGACGCGGGAAATCGCCAGCCGGTTCCCGGAGGTAGGCGTCATCGTGCTGACGATTCACGATGACGAGCAGTACTTGTACGAACTGGTGCGCGCCGGCGCGAAAGGGTATCTGGTGAAAGATTCGGAGCCCCGGCGGGTGGTGGAGGCCATCCGCATGGTGTGCCAGGGCGGCTCGTACTTGCCGCCCAATCTGATGCACAAAGTGTTAAACGAGTTTCGCCGGCTGCAGGCCGCCGGCGCTCAGGCGCCGCGGGGGCGCGCTCGCGGCGGGCCTGCGGCGCTGACGGCCCGGGAACGGGAAGTGTTGCAACTTATCGTCGAAGGCTGCAGCAACGCACAAATCGCCCGCACGCTTTACATCAGCGAAAAGACGGTGAAAAACCACATCACGAGCATCCTGCGCAAGCTCAGCGTCGGCGACCGCACGCAGGCGGCGGTCTACGCGCTGCAGCACGGACTGGCCCGGCTGCCCGACACATCCCCGCCGCTGACGCGGCGGCCCGCGCTGTAA
- a CDS encoding bacitracin ABC transporter ATP-binding protein — protein MIVLEAVNLSKVYGSRGQVATRALADVSFAVERGEFVGVMGPSGSGKTTLLNLLATIDKPTAGTVRIEGVDTATLQGDELARFRRRRLGFVFQDYNLLDTLTIGENIVLPLVLDRRPVREIRAKLHEVARRLGIADILHKYPYEVSGGQQQRAAAARAIIHEPAILLADEPTGNLDSKAARDLMETFARMNESGVTITMVTHDPLAASYCRRILFIRDGRLYNELRRGSSREAFFQQILDVLAVIGGGDRELAPAGR, from the coding sequence GTGATCGTGCTGGAGGCCGTCAACCTCAGCAAAGTGTACGGGAGCCGGGGCCAAGTGGCGACCCGCGCCCTTGCCGACGTGTCCTTCGCCGTGGAGCGAGGCGAGTTCGTCGGCGTCATGGGCCCTTCGGGCAGCGGCAAGACGACGCTGCTCAACCTTCTCGCCACCATCGACAAGCCCACCGCGGGCACGGTGCGCATCGAAGGCGTCGACACCGCCACGCTCCAGGGCGACGAACTGGCCCGGTTCCGCCGCCGGCGGCTCGGTTTCGTCTTCCAGGACTACAACTTGCTCGACACCCTCACCATAGGCGAAAACATCGTCCTGCCCCTGGTGCTGGACCGCCGGCCCGTGCGGGAAATCCGGGCGAAGCTGCACGAGGTGGCCCGGCGCCTGGGCATCGCCGACATCTTGCACAAGTACCCGTATGAAGTGTCGGGCGGGCAGCAGCAGCGCGCCGCCGCGGCGCGGGCCATTATTCACGAGCCCGCCATCTTGCTGGCCGACGAGCCCACGGGCAACCTGGACTCCAAGGCGGCCCGAGACTTGATGGAAACCTTCGCGCGGATGAACGAAAGCGGCGTCACCATCACCATGGTGACCCACGACCCGTTAGCCGCCAGCTACTGCCGGCGCATCCTCTTCATCCGCGACGGCCGCCTCTACAACGAACTGCGCCGCGGCAGCAGCCGCGAGGCGTTCTTCCAGCAAATCCTGGACGTTCTGGCCGTCATCGGAGGTGGCGACCGTGAACTTGCGCCGGCTGGCCGCTAG
- a CDS encoding histidine kinase produces the protein MFQSSLDALRSTREQIFGIAEAGREEENRLLHLLEQVQAETEECIKLVDKLEAETRAARELLAKINRNFSAFSEDQIREAYALAERRMVELGAARERERALRQRRDDLERQLRHIRQVLAKADHVVSQVSIALDFLTGNMEAFAQRVQGLRMQAVVARQVIRAQEEERRRVARDIHDGPAQLLANLAVRIDLLERMVGEDPEQLRRELRVMRDVVKSSLADLRRIIFNLRPMALDDLGLVPTLRSYLDVMREQFGFNVEFTVLGVPRRLAPTVEITLFRVAQEAVSNALTHSRCRRASVRLEFGATGLHLVVEDDGVGFDPEQLPAEMMRGENGFGILHMRERLRLLRGEFRIVSAPGKGTRVSARVPWDVAMRELSDEEAVELEPDDGRVDGGAARPGRGDAHLKRER, from the coding sequence ATGTTCCAAAGCTCGCTGGACGCGTTGCGCAGCACCCGCGAGCAGATTTTCGGCATCGCGGAAGCAGGCCGCGAAGAAGAAAACCGCCTTCTGCATCTGCTGGAGCAAGTCCAAGCCGAAACCGAAGAATGCATCAAGCTGGTGGACAAGCTGGAGGCGGAAACCCGCGCCGCGCGAGAGTTGCTCGCCAAAATTAATCGAAATTTTTCGGCCTTTTCGGAGGACCAGATTCGCGAGGCGTACGCCCTCGCCGAGCGGCGCATGGTGGAGCTGGGCGCCGCGCGGGAGCGCGAACGGGCGCTGCGCCAGCGGCGGGACGATTTGGAGCGCCAGCTGCGGCATATCCGGCAGGTGCTGGCCAAGGCCGACCACGTGGTGTCGCAGGTCAGCATCGCCTTGGACTTCTTGACCGGCAACATGGAAGCGTTCGCGCAGCGGGTGCAGGGCCTGCGCATGCAGGCGGTGGTGGCGCGGCAAGTGATCCGGGCGCAGGAGGAAGAGCGGCGGCGGGTGGCGCGCGACATTCACGACGGGCCGGCGCAGCTTTTGGCCAACCTGGCGGTGCGCATCGACCTGCTGGAGCGCATGGTCGGCGAAGACCCGGAGCAGCTGCGGCGGGAGCTGCGGGTCATGCGGGATGTGGTCAAGTCGAGCTTGGCCGACCTGCGCCGCATCATCTTCAACTTGCGCCCCATGGCGCTGGACGATCTGGGCCTGGTGCCGACGCTGCGCAGCTATCTCGACGTCATGCGCGAGCAGTTCGGCTTCAATGTTGAGTTCACGGTGCTGGGCGTGCCGCGGCGCCTGGCGCCGACGGTGGAGATCACGCTGTTTCGTGTGGCTCAGGAAGCCGTCAGCAACGCGCTGACGCACAGCCGCTGCCGGCGGGCGTCGGTCCGGCTCGAGTTCGGCGCGACGGGCCTGCACCTGGTGGTGGAGGACGACGGCGTGGGCTTTGATCCGGAGCAGCTGCCCGCCGAGATGATGCGGGGCGAAAACGGCTTCGGCATCTTGCACATGCGCGAGCGGCTGCGGCTGCTGCGGGGCGAATTTCGCATCGTCAGCGCGCCGGGGAAGGGCACCAGGGTATCGGCGCGGGTGCCGTGGGACGTGGCTATGCGCGAGCTGAGCGACGAGGAGGCCGTAGAGCTGGAGCCCGACGACGGGAGGGTCGACGGCGGGGCCGCGCGGCCCGGGCGTGGGGATGCACACCTGAAGCGGGAGCGGTGA